Proteins encoded together in one Benincasa hispida cultivar B227 chromosome 1, ASM972705v1, whole genome shotgun sequence window:
- the LOC120079036 gene encoding uncharacterized protein LOC120079036, protein MVFKMNWNFIFLVFSFTFCPFVNSLQGNDSISMDAFLKETAFKTLVRRRPYTGALYQASLPANLSGMEVSVVRLRSRRLWDKGVNFSHFGIPSNTLPVPHVRRLVIVYQDFGNWSSSYFKIPGFSLLTPVIGFMVFNATSNTEAKNITKLSIATMENRIEIHFPNLKFRLGKSSNTMCAEFDEDGIFHLTQMESPDVCYSRKQGYFAVVSKLKRKKKTWYLWVIGFVLGVGGLVVAGYAAMVTIRALKTKKIQIMEKQADEDLVLQSRWVGNSKMPSAAVTRTMPVLENSSFP, encoded by the coding sequence ATGGTGTTCAAAATGAACTGGAACTTCATCTTCCTGGTTTTCTCTTTCACTTTCTGCCCATTTGTTAACTCCTTGCAGGGCAATGACTCCATCTCCATGGATGCCTTTCTTAAAGAAACTGCCTTCAAGACTTTGGTTCGACGCAGGCCATATACTGGCGCTTTGTATCAAGCTAGCCTCCCGGCGAATCTCTCCGGCATGGAGGTTTCTGTAGTCCGGCTAAGAAGCCGGAGGCTGTGGGACAAAGGAGTTAATTTCAGTCACTTTGGCATTCCGTCAAATACCTTACCGGTGCCCCACGTTAGAAGACTGGTAATAGTGTACCAGGACTTCGGGAACTGGTCTTCTTCCTACTTCAAAATTCCAGGCTTCTCACTCCTAACTCCAGTCATCGGATTCATGGTTTTCAACGCAACATCAAACACAGAAGCCAAAAACATCACGAAACTCAGCATCGCCACGATGGAAAACCGCATAGAAATCCACTTCCCAAACCTGAAATTTCGTTTAGGCAAATCGTCGAACACAATGTGTGCAGAATTTGATGAAGATGGTATCTTCCATCTGACCCAAATGGAGTCCCCTGACGTATGTTACTCAAGAAAACAGGGGTATTTTGCAGTGGTTTCAAagttgaagaggaagaagaagacgtGGTATTTGTGGGTGATTGGGTTTGTTTTGGGCGTTGGTGGGTTGGTGGTAGCTGGTTATGCAGCCATGGTTACGATCAGAGCTTTGAAGACGAAGAAGATTCAGATAATGGAGAAACAAGCGGATGAAGATTTGGTTTTACAGAGTAGATGGGTTGGCAACAGTAAAATGCCAAGCGCAGCAGTGACAAGAACAATGCCAGTTCTTGAGAATTCAAGTTTTCCTTAG